AaatgtatcgaagtttacctgttttgtgcgcaatgaactggggcgtcgaggcctcgaatATACTCTCTCGTATGAGCCGATTCAAAACTCGACTCGAAATTAAGATGATTCTGTTGTGGTTAAAGTTCTTTGTCGAACAGCGAGGGAAATTAATCGAATGGTGAGACCTTAACCTCTCGTCACAAATCTCGGATTTTAACAAAAGTATTTTTTCGATTTGAAGGGTTTAAGACCAGATTAAAAGCAAGGAATTTGTAACGAAATATTCATGTATATCCAATCATCCTCAAATTAGTGTTCAATCCCTCTTGCAGTTGAATTTCACGAAATATTCTAAAAAAAATTGATGAAGACTGATTTTTCTGGGGAAAATTTGAGGTGATAAAACTTGTGTTTTTGTAAggaaattttgtagattccagatctTTTttatctccctttttttttcggTCTCCAGTCCCCCCTCCTCTTAATTGTGATTAGGGTTTTTTAAAGGGAATAGAAAGAGGAGCGACGGTGAGTGGAGTGGGGTCGCGGTGTAGGGTAGGCGGCGGTGTTGGAGAGGAGCGTGTGTCGGCTGTGGGGTAGGGGAGCGTGTGTAGGGTAGAGAGAGGAGTGGGGTAGGGGAGCGTAGTGTAGGGTGAGGCGGCGAGTGGAAGGGAGCGGAGTGAGATGGGAGAGGAAAGTGGGAGGCGGAAAGAATGAGAGGGAAAAGAAGGAGAAAGGGAAAGGGAAAGAGAAAGGAGAAGGCggaaagaagaaaaggaaaaagaaggggGAAGGGAATTAGGTTTTTGTGGTTTAGAAGAAAGGTGGGTTGGACCGGGTCGAgtgaatgggctggtccgtttgggccggcctattaatttaaatatgagctgatataaatgtgggttgggtattaaaatgtgggttgtttatttgggtaggaaaataatattgtatttgtattttaagccattaattggctgaaaattgttgaccgTTCCACCGCTATTTAAATATtttgggattctaatttaataactggtataatatatattatgtaaagacaataaataattaatatgtagaagaataaagattttgcaaaatGTGGTCTTGTAataaatttaacgagtccaaacccgaaaaaaacgaaacgatgactaaccgtttaaaatttgtgatagagtaatacttataatgttaaaaaataaaagtagcgaaaataatagttgtgaaaataaagtatttagctcgtcagtaaatttagaaacccgggtaaattaaataggagagggacaaaattgggtgtcaacactattTATTTGTCCAATCCTTTCTCCACTCCCTAAGACAAATCAATTTGTTCATAGATGTTTGATGCTGTATAAATCCTACATGAGACTATCACCTTAAAAAAATATACTAAAAGTGAAAAATCATGTCCTCTATATACCATGGAGCATACAACTTCATAGATTTATCATGTATCTGCGCTACAAACAATTAGCATAAATGAAAAACTGATAATCGTTTATAATTATTGCGATATTTTCTATTAGCTACAACTCTGCAAGAGAAGATAAAACAACCAAAACTTGATATAAAAATGTTATATAAATGGAATTTCTTTTCTCCAGCAATATAACTCCAAATTCGATAGAAGTACCACCAATAGATCCTGTGCTTTGCATGTATTTTATCTCACCTTGCCGGGTCAAGAAACCTAGCAAACACAAACAGAAAAATACAACTTTAAGATTTCTTTAAACAAAATCCACAAGTTTGGAGAATCACCACACTTTTTTCTTTGATGATTAAGAAAACAAGAAAAGACCAAAACCCTCTCTTTCATATTTCTGCCTTCCGCCACAAGATGAGGGTAAAGCCTAAAGAATACATGTAGCCTTGTTCTTTATGCTCATACAAATAGTGAAAGAAGACAGTTATGTATTTTGATGAATATGGCAAATTGTTAAAGCCAATAAATAGCACAATGAAGTTTCCGTTTTTTGCTGTTACAAATGTTAAAATGGAATGATTTATTAGACATTAGACAATGAAGAGAGTGAGGGAATTTCTACGAGATTGTATGAAGTGGAGTGGCTTTTCAGTTTCTTAGAAATGGTTAAGAAAGAATAATGTGTAATTAATGGTAACACATAAATGAATGAATAAGAAAtaggaaaaattgaaaaaaatggtAGAAAAAGCcaaaaatggagaaaaaagataaataggtttCTAGggcatagagaggtgccacatcaccttgtcaatccctagctttatattatatatagattaaacCATCTAAAATACCAAGTTTAAGTCATAGTGCTTTTGGGTTAGTTTAGGAATACAGTACAAATCTTGTTGCtgaaaaaaatcaaataattcaTCGTTGAACATCAAGTTGAAGACCGTAAAAGTGCACTGATCTCATTCATTGTGGTTACTGAACATCACTTATACTAGTAAAACTTTTAGTGTCCCGCGTTATGGATGCAGTCAAATATACAAGACCTGAATCTACTTCTAGCTAGCTAGTTGAATCCAGCAACTTGTACTGTCAATATCCTGTTTTGGTCTCATGTGAAAAGACCACGACTTTAACGAGTGTCACTACATTATGATTATGAATGTCAAGATTAGCCTGTTTTCATGCATGAGTGGCTGTGTAGTATTCAAAATAGACTAGTGCCTTCTCAAATAGGCAATGAATTATCCTGTAGGCCTTGCACATCTGAAATTTAGCGTCACTGCTTTGCAATTATTAATCCTCTGTTATGGTTTCTATATAAAACAGGCCATAAAAAACTAAAAGTAATATACTTTAAACTTACCATCTCTATTACTTAAAAAGATTATCTCAAAATGGCATGTTGGAAAATTATAGTTACCGTACTTGTTTTTTATCTTCAATCCCTTCTTCTACTTGTTCCAGTCGAAGCCATAAAAACTGCATCTTTCCTCTCACAAACACTACCGAATTCAAAGTGAGATGTGTTGAGAGTGAGAGAAAAGCCCTATTAAGCTTCAAACGAAGTCTCACAGATCCCTCCGACCGACTGGCTTCTTGGGTAGGCAAAGAATGCTGCATTTGGAAAGCCGTTTATTGCGACATCCAAACTGGTTATGTCATCGGCCTTGATCTCAATGATAGATCAAACAATTGCTATTGGAAGAAATTGGGACATTTGATTCCAGGCAATTCAACATGCTTCGGTGGCAAGATAAGTCCTGCTTTACTCGAATTGCGATACTTGAAGTATTTAGACCTTGGTGGTAACGACTTCCAAGGACTTGCCACTCCCAATTTCTTGGGTTCTCTTAAAAATTTGCAATGCCTTAACCTCAGTCTTTCATCTCTTGTTGGTATTCCTCCTTCATTTGGAAACCTATCAAATTTACGTCATTTAGACCTGTGGGCATATTCCTATCCTATCGATACTGTTGAAAGAAGTTGGGTCAAAGATTTGAATTGGGTTTCCGGTCTGTCTTCTTTGAAGTACATTGATCTTTCTTATGTGAACCTTTCTTTGGTGAAACATTGGCTTGAAGCTTTTAATAAGCTGCCATCTTTAGTGACTCTGCGTCTGCAAAATTGCAGTCTTCACTATCACCCTTACTCCTTCCCCAACTGGAATATGACTTCCCTTTCTTATCTCTCCCTTTCACAGAATAACTTATGTTAATTTTGTGTTGCCAAAATGGTTGTCGAATGCCACCACTGTCGAGGTACTTTATATAACATTCAGCAACATCCAAGGCCCAATATCAAATGTCGAGTGGGGTAAACTCTGTAATTTGCGGCAGTTGTATCTAACACAGAATAAAATTAATGGAGACATAAGCCGAATAGTGGAAGGATTATCCAGCTGCAGCAACAAGACGATAGAGGTATTATATCTTGGCCAAAATGAATTGACAGGGCAATTGCCAAATTCATTAGGACATCTGAAGAACATAAGGATTCTTGTTATTTTTTTTAACCTGATATCAGGGGCCGTTCCAGCATCTATTGAACAGCTTTCACGGTTGGCAAAGTTGGACATGGGAGAGAATCAACTGTCGGGACCCTTACCTGAGAGTATATTTAATTTTTCTGAATTAACTGCCTTGCGGCTGACAACAAATTATGCTTTGGAAGGCAACCTTGCCCAAAATCACTTTGCAAGATTCCATGGACTGACAGTTTTATCCCTATCTTGTGGAAGAAGTTTTTCGGTCAACTTGACCAATGAATGGGTTCCTCCATTCAGCCTCACACATATCAAGCTTAGAAGTTGCAGTTTGGGTCCCAAGTTCCCGACATGGCTGGAAACTCAAAAGCAACTTCAGTTTGTCATTCTCACCAATGGCTCCATTTCAGATCCTATACCTCCTTGGCTTTGGACACTGTGCTCACAATTGCAATGGCTCGATCTATCAGATAATCAGATTGGTGGAAGTCTTCCGAGGTTAGTAAATTTTCCATCAACATCCCAAAACTGGACAGTGGGTTTCTATTTTAGTTACTATTATGGTGTCGTGGTGGACTTGAGTTCCAATCGCTTCCATGGTTTGTTACCTCTTTGGCCAAATGTGACACATTTGAATCTCGCAAAGAACTTGTTTTCAGGATCTATACCCTTAAACATCGGTCATGTGATGACAAAACTTCAAGTGTTAGATCTTTCTAGAAATGCTTTTATAGGATCTATACCTTATTCAATAACAAGAGTGAACAAGCTATTGAGATTGGACCTTTCAGACAATCATTTGTCTGGAAAGATTCCTCATTGGTGGTATGAATCGCAACAACTTCAGGTCATAGATTTGTCAGGGAATAATTTTACAGGTGGAATTCCTCCTACAATATGTTCACCACCTTCATTTTTTTGGTTGAGATTGAGTCGCAATAACCTTTTTGGAGAACTTCCAAAATCATTAAGCAATTGCAAAAGCTTGCTTGCACTTGATATTGGAGAGAACAAAATCAGTGGCACCATACCTGAGTGGTTCGGAGAAAGTCTCTTATCTCTGCAAATACTTAGAATGACGCATAACATGATTGATGGATGCATTCCACCACAACTATGCCAACTTTCTAGCCTCCAAATTCTTGATCTTTCACATGACCATTTGACGGGTTTTATTCCTTCCTGCCTGGGAAGTTTCAGAGGTCTTAAGTCCATGAAATTTTACAGGTGGTTTCCCAACTACTTCTATTTCAGCTATGTTTTTACACCCAATATGGAGTTGGTTGAGAAAGGAACAAAGAGGACTTACACCTTTACCTTAGACCAAGTGAATCTTATTGATCTTTCCTGCAACAATCTTCACGGTGAAATCCCGAATGAGATTACTGGTCTCTCAGACTTGAGGAATCTAAATTTATCTTGAAACCAATTATCAGGAAGAATTCCAGAGGACATAGAGAGAATGCAGCAATTGGAGACCCTAGACCTTTCCTCTAACAATATCTCAGGTTCCATCCCATTGAGCATGACTTCCATTACCTTATTGTGCTATCTTAACTTGTCATATAACAACCTTGGTGGCCCTATCCCAACAACGAACCAATTTGGAACGTTCACTAATCCTTCAAGCTTTGAAGGTAATCCAGAACTGTGTGGGAAACCACTGATTACGGATTGCTCTCTACCCAGAAAAAAGGAAATGGAAACGAAAATTGAAGATGATGAGGATGAGGatgaaataaggctatgtttttttGTGAGTGCGGGAATGGGATTTGTTGTCATGTTTTCAGTGACATTTAGCAGCTTGATGATAAACAATTCGTGGGGATACTGCTGCTTTCATTTCATGGAGGAAGTTGGGGAAAGAATTATCAGGTTTTGTTTGGGTTTCATGGCTTGCTTGAATAGGATTTTTAGCGTCAAAAGGAATTAGTTTCTTAAGTACTATCAAAACTAGGAGCTATCTCCTATTTAATTTTATTCTCTCTTCTTTCTGTTTAGTCTTTGTAGCTACTGTTTTGGTTTTGTTGCCGTGTAGATATGGCAATCGCTATATATGAATGAAAGGAAGAGCTTTGTTATTTTGTTCGTTCCTTGGAGTTCCTCTGTGTTTTTTACTCTTAAAAACTCTAGATTATACTTCACTTAAATAATCAAAGGGTAAATTACTTTACAAAGATCCCTCTAGGTTGAACACTCACAGATATGGTGCTCTTGACAGGTAGAGTTCATAACAAATGTGAGCTATGTATCTATACGTAAATCAAGCCTCTAAAGAAAGATTTGTTGGCCTATCCCAATTGAAGGCGCTATTTGAATTGCTCAAATTGAGAGAATAGCATTCAAGAGAGTAACATTGATGCACTTTCCCAATAATGACGAATCACTTGATATTTCAGTTTATCTTGTCATCAATCAGACAATGGCTTACCTTAAACTCGCACTACTCTCGAGAAGTACTCATTTGAATGTCCATTCTGATTCATGCAGTTTGCCAAGAAGTTAAACATGGCAGTTCAACTGGGGTAACATGTCATCAATTAGCCATCTTGCTAACCAACCGTATGCTGCTTGTGTCAAATGAACTCCATCCCAACTGATGTGAGTACTAGGGTCAACACATACTGGGACTCCTGGAGCACTACATTTCTTACTTATGTCATAATTATAGTCACCTCCTATTCCACAACATGCTTTCTGTAGAGAGTTTTTGTCGAATCCTGAAAATGTTGAAGAAAGTTCGTAAATGTATATGGCTTTCTTCACTTTTCCATGTAAATGTATCTTTTTAAAGAATACATATATGTAGTAATTTGACCTcaaaaataggaaaaagaaatGATGTTTTTGAGAACTTACCAAGAGTGACAGCATTTTGCAGAAGCCACATAAAGGCGTTGTAGTAGTCACCATAAATGAGTGTAATGTTTGGATACTCTTTCTTCAACTCATCAATGGCTTGTTGCAAATGATGATTGTAGAAGATTGTCAAATTATTTAAGTCTTTCAAGCAATGGTACTCATCATAGGCAGTTGATTTGTTGGTCATGAATAGTGTTAGGAAAGCTGGACCACAACCTTTTGGGAAATTGCCTGGAACTACAATTCGAGTAGCCCCAAAACCTATCACTCTCTGAAAAGTGGTAATGATCATTAGGTAACAAATTTCAGCCAAATgaaagtaataaataataatcatGAAAGAGAAGAGATAACAGCAAATTAAACTCACTTTAACACCAAGAATGATGGTCTGAACAACATCTGGCACCATGCTTCGCAACTCGTCCATGGTTTTACCTTGCGATAAGCCGTAATTCAATTcgtttcctccaatttctccaactAGGAAAAGCGACTTCTTCAATTTTGTTGGGCAATCTAGCAAGTAAGAACTAGAAATCAATTTAACTCGCCGTTAATTAGAGACTAAACCACACCATTTCCATAATTGGAAGTACTTCGCAAATTAGTTAATTACCAGTGGAACATGTTGTTTCCAAGTGAGAAGACATCCAATCAAGTTGCACACTTAATGaactatttgtgatggacatagCAATCTTCTTTTCTGCCATGACTGGGGCTGATAAAGCAGTAGCCCCTGCCACTGCAAAGTTTGCACCATGTCTAAAATTTGCATTTTGATCCTTGTATGGATTTAGGAGAGGCAGACCAGATTCCAGCGCTGTATGGAAAACCCAAAATCAAGCATATATATAGGTACTATCCCAGGAAACATctattaggggtcgtttggttggaaacaagttatcccagAATAACTTATCctggattagttattccaccctcccaAAGGGATAAAATGACACTACAATCCCGGAATAACTAATCCTGAGATTAGTTATACCACcattttattccaaccaaacgtgaaataaattcatctcaaatataatcccGGGATTATTTATCTTTACCCTTGTACCAAACGAGCAAGGGTTTTAGTAATTGGGgattcaacttcaacaacaacaacaacaaccacctaGTGTAATCTCACATGTGGGGTCCGTGGAGAATAAAGTATATTCAAAGGTTGTTTCTGAAGGACCCTCGGCTCAGTGCAGCAAATCAAAATAGCTATCGAACAGGAATTATGACAGTGAAGAAAACATGTCAACTAGTAATAAGGAAAGCAGTACAGAGCATTCAGAAAAAGGAGCAGTAACAGCGGTGAAATAGTGCGGAAATGGGCATTCAACTTGGTATATACCTATGAAATCAATGATGAGCATGCCATTAGAACAACGGCCAGTTGCTTCTTTATGGAAAAAGTTCATTCCATAAGGAGTTCTTGTACAGGATGAATGAGCTCCACAAAGGCTCTCTCTGATGCAATTGCCTGTATCAGAAATTGAGTCACCAAACTGATATATTTTATCAAATCTGCAATTCATCAATCCTGGTTTTTGAAGCTTTTGTACTTGTAGAGCATCGCTAATTTTCACCATCACAATGACCAAAGAAATAAGTAGGCCATCAACCAATCTTATTGTCGCTGCCATTCCCCAATTTTAATTTGCAAAACAAAACTACTTCAACGTTATAATGCTCTTTCCGATGAGATGATTACTAGTCACGAAAATAATTATGATTATTATAGATGAcaagccttttaaaaaaaacaaaaaaaacaaaactttTAAATACCCCGTCAAATACCATCACATTAATTGAATTGGAGGACAGTTTTCCTGCAAAAAGTCTGATGAACATATGATTAtactaataaaaataataatgataattttGTGTATCTAAATGCAAGCTTTCAAGATTTCTTGTATTACCAGTTACCACAAACATTTTTAAGCGCATGTTTGGAAAGTCTCTGTGTAATTGTATTTGGGTGTTATTGAGTGTAATTATGTAAATTTTTTTAGCATATTTATCTTACCAAGTAATTATTTGATTAGCAtttaattgggtgtaattgattGGGAGTACTTACACGCTTCAATGTTCAGGAGAAGTGAAAATTTGTGGTAATTACATGGTGTAATTACATGATTATTTtttaatctttattttttttcttttcaatttatttttttctattcttttctttttactttttaaattggttttatgttttaaatatatttttctcTTACATTATTTATCTCATTTCCAACCGTTACTTTTTGCGGTTCCTGTAattgcttttattttttatttcttattcttttttcttcatttatttTAGTTTTTGAAACACACATCTTAGTATTAGAAAGAATGGGTAAGTAAACTTGACATGTAATGAGTTATATCATTAAAGATAGATTTCATCGTTGAATGAGGTTATAAAGtgatgtttttcttttcttttgaattatatttacttaagttatgttGAAACTTATTTTATGCTATGTTGGAATTTAACATAACAGTattatgttaatttttttttttatataattatgttaTATTTTCGGTTCCAGTTTATTTGCTTTACTAGTTTTCGACAACGTTAGAGCAAGTTTGAAAAGACACCCTTGTAATTGAAATTGGGTGCAATTAAatataattacacagtttgacgtGTTTGTCCGGCCAAATAATTACTTGGTCAGCATGTAATTAGGTGGTGTATTTTTTTTTGGGCGGGGGTGAGGGGGGGTTGAATTACACTCTTTAATTCTCAGGAGGTGAGAATTGTtggtaattacagggttactttttaattttttctgtttatttttcatttttttttctaccctcttaatttcttttttttttttttacttttcaaatgttttttaattttataatatATTTTTCCTTTTGCATTGTTTATCTTACATTTCTGTTGTTCTCATTTCCCAACTTTTGCTTCTTGTGGTTtcccgtaattttttttttgtttcttatttatttactttttaCTTTCTTCATTTAGCGTAACTGCGTTATTATTCTAGTTTTTAAAACTACACCTCCTACTATTATAAATAATGAGTTACTAACAGTTTATAAAGGAATATCCGGAACTaaaatgacccaataaaaaaagacttgaaccaaaatacccaaaaaaaaaaaaagtggtacaAAAGTACCTTAAACGTAGTAaaatttactgcgttaaaggacttaaccgtaacATTACTACGTTAAAGGTACTTGTACTAactttttttttgggtattttggttcaagtcTTTTTTcattgggtcattttggttccggactccataTTTGTCAACatattaaatttaattttttaattaacttttgtttttaaatttaatatattTGTGTAGTTACACTTGCTCAATCAAACAATATGTGTGTAATTATACTGtgattacgttatgacaaacaaatatATGGTAATTACTAAACTATGTGATTACTAGGCTGTGTGTAATTGTATAGTAATTCCACCATGTAGCTGTCCAAATAGATCCGAAAACTAAAAGTATTGCATGAGACACGTATGAAAAGTCGACTCTTCTGTTTATTTTCCGTTTGTCTTTAAATAGTGGAGTAATTTATGAGATCTCCCAGTGTTGTAATTTGTACTATAATCATTGAAAAACTAAAATATCTTCGGATGACTTGCACGACAACCATGTAATCTATTTAATAATGACAATGAATTAAAAATATTCCACGAGAGAGACAAGAAAGCAGAAGGTTGTGCAGTAGCTAACAAAAAATGAAAGCAAGTATTTCTGGAATTGACTGCAGAAACCGCCGGTAAGTACTGTGTAGGATTATAAAATGAAGCCAAGACCCACTGATCTTTGTACTAGCATCAGATAAGAGTTACCAATTTCACGTCATGCAAATCAAAGCCATATGGTTAGCAAATTTATCATGGAAATCATATTTTGCGGCAGGAGTACAAGGTTGTGTttggaaataaaaaaactttgttcTGTCCTTTGATTGAAAATTACTTTATATCTTACGTCGCTTGAAAATACACACCAGATAACCTTTTATCTGATGAGTCAATTATTACATtttcacacacaaaaaaaaaacaaagaattgGAATTATTGTAGACACTTTTCTACTATCTATTATACTTACTCGAAGATTAACCTAATTTTTGACGGATAACTCGAGAACTAAGGGGTTatttggtagctggttagaaTTATGCAGATATTAATAGCGCAGATATTATTAGTAATGCAGGGTTTAATTTATgcataaattatttctttggatgtaggtttgttatattaaaaattaataaatgttaTATACTTCTTAAAGTTAATTTGTTTacaattaaattaaaatattatattaaaaattatataaaaatatgattTAGAAAAAGAAAGTATTTAAGTGGGGAATGGTAAGGGTAATATTGTCATTTCAACTTTTTATCATGTATTAGTTGTTTCATCTTCTACCCCGCATAAAATAATACAATGAtttcctcataacttatacatgtattagttatgcgggtttctaaattgcaaactaAACGTCgtactaattttatacatgaataacttattcctaactagctaccaaacacagtataaatatgcaaaaattaATACTCCATGAATAAGATGTCGCTTTAATTTACTagctaccaaacatgatataagTTAACGTagaaattaatacatgaataacttgtTTCTTGTCCAGCTATCAAACGACCCCCGGCCGTTTTAAGTTCCATCAGAATACTCTTGAAATGTGCCACTACACCTTTCGCCTATATATGTACAAAACACTGACAATTCTTCGCCTATGTACATGATTGTGTAATTACTAgatcaaaaaaaacaaaaaaaagtttgATTTCTAGTCACGTCTGAACTTTGGACATGGACCCCTTGAattaatattaatatatatatatatatatatatatatatatatatatatatatatatatatatatatatataaaagaaggtCAGTCATGTGCATGAAGCATTCCGTGTTATCAAGGTCTGGGGAAGAGCCGCACCCCAACAAGCAGGGGTAGATCTACAGTAGCGGCGGGTGGGGGTTCCCAGGAACCCATACCTGCTACCGTAGATCTTGTATTTATATAGTGAAGTCCATCGAATGTATATGTAATTATAGATGGGAACCCACTACCAAGTTGTACTATTGGTTCCGCGGTAAAGATAAGGCCCGCCAAAGATCTGCCGCACCATCCACCACGGATCGATGCCCTGTGCTTGCGTTTTGTTTTTCCACAAAACACCACCCAAGTAGAGTACTTTGTTTCACTTTTTCTTTTACAAAACCCCAGAGGTCAAAACTGAAAAAAGACCACGGCCAAATTTAAACTTGCTGTCCTTCATTCTCTCttctacttcttttttttttttttctattgtaTTACAatttctcttaatttttttttttaaccattgTCTTGAAATTTCACTGTGTACAAAAAAGTTAAGAATTAGCTATAAATTTCATCATTAATCTTTCGCTAAATCGCTAGTCGCAAACAGAAATTTTTGATAACTTATCATTAATCCGTCGCTAAATAAGATTAGCGATGAATTTTGCTGTTTAGCTAGCTATCTTTAAGTTTTCagtagtatatatacataattagaTATGTATATATTAAATATCTTTCTTTTTCgattattattgtatattaattTGAGTTTACTGGGAACCCATAAATTTCAattcctggatccgcctctgccaACAAGGAGTGTAACGTAGAAAACTTACCTTAAATTATGGAACACAAAAATAGTCAAAACTACAAGAGGTTAGCAGCTGCCAGTTAGCACATGCACTCGTTCTAAATGATGAATACTTTTTCAGAAGCAATTCCTTATTGGCTTTGCGACGAAGTAAATCTGTATAACGGAAGGTAAGTAAATCTATCAGTTAAACAATTGACTCACTTGGAATACTCGAGTAGACTCAGTGAAAGATTTTATTATATCTTCGCTTTGGAAAGAAATTAAGAGTTTGAAGTTAAACATGGCAAGTTCAACGTGGGTAACATGTCATGAATTAGCCATCTTGCCAACCAACTGTATGCTTTTTGTGTCAAATGAACTCCATCCCAACTGATGTATGTATTAGGGTCAGCACACACTTGAACTCCTGGAGCTCCACATTTTTTACGTACGTCAAAATTATAGTTTCCGCCTATTCCACAACATGCCTTTTGCAGAGAGTTTTTGTCGAATTCTGAAAAATTATACAATAATGAAGTTCGTAAATGCATATAGCTTTCTTCACTTATATAAATATAACACACGATATATTTTTTTAGCATTTAATTACCAAGAGTGACTGCATTTTGTAGAAGCCACAAATAGGCGTTGTAGTAGTCGCCATAAATGAGTGTAATGTTTGGATGCTCTTTCTTCAGCTCATCAATAGCTTGTTGCAAATGACGATTGTAGAATATTGCAAACTTATTTAAATCTGTCAAGCAGTGGTACTCATCGTAGGCGGTTGAGTTGTCGGTCATGAATTTCGTTAGGATAATCGGGTGGCAACCTATTGGGAAATTGCCTGGAACTATAATTCGGGAAGCCCCAAAACCAATGACTCTctggaaaagaagaaaaaaaagagaagtaACTGAtcatttggaaaagaaaaaagaaaatatcaGCCCATGAATACTCTAAAAATTATGAAATTAAAGAGGACAGCAAATTAAACTCACTCTAACACCATGAATGATGGTGTGAACAACATCTGGTACCATTCTTCGCAACTCCTCCATGGTTTTACCTTGAGATAAGCCATAGTTGAATTCATTTCCTCCTATTTCTCCAACTAGGAAAAGAGACTTTTTCAATTTTGCTGGGCAATCTAGCAAGCGAGAACCATAAAATATagcaattcaattttaatttatAAGTAGAGACCTTA
The sequence above is a segment of the Lycium barbarum isolate Lr01 chromosome 6, ASM1917538v2, whole genome shotgun sequence genome. Coding sequences within it:
- the LOC132644520 gene encoding receptor-like protein EIX2, with the translated sequence MLENYSYRTCFLSSIPSSTCSSRSHKNCIFPLTNTTEFKVRCVESERKALLSFKRSLTDPSDRLASWVGKECCIWKAVYCDIQTGYVIGLDLNDRSNNCYWKKLGHLIPGNSTCFGGKISPALLELRYLKYLDLGGNDFQGLATPNFLGSLKNLQCLNLSLSSLVGIPPSFGNLSNLRHLDLWAYSYPIDTVERSWVKDLNWVSGLSSLKYIDLSYVNLSLVKHWLEAFNKLPSLVTLRAVPASIEQLSRLAKLDMGENQLSGPLPESIFNFSELTALRLTTNYALEGNLAQNHFARFHGLTVLSLSCGRSFSVNLTNEWVPPFSLTHIKLRSCSLGPKFPTWLETQKQLQFVILTNGSISDPIPPWLWTLCSQLQWLDLSDNQIGGSLPRLVNFPSTSQNWTVGFYFSYYYGVVVDLSSNRFHGLLPLWPNVTHLNLAKNLFSGSIPLNIGHVMTKLQVLDLSRNAFIGSIPYSITRVNKLLRLDLSDNHLSGKIPHWWYESQQLQVIDLSGNNFTGGIPPTICSPPSFFWLRLSRNNLFGELPKSLSNCKSLLALDIGENKISGTIPEWFGESLLSLQILRMTHNMIDGCIPPQLCQLSSLQILDLSHDHLTGFIPSCLGSFRGLKSMKFYRWFPNYFYFSYVFTPNMELVEKGTKRTYTFTLDQVNLIDLSCNNLHGEIPNEITGRIPEDIERMQQLETLDLSSNNISGSIPLSMTSITLLCYLNLSYNNLGGPIPTTNQFGTFTNPSSFEGNPELCGKPLITDCSLPRKKEMETKIEDDEDEDEIRLCFFVSAGMGFVVMFSVTFSSLMINNSWGYCCFHFMEEVGERIIRFCLGFMACLNRIFSVKRN
- the LOC132645904 gene encoding acetylajmalan esterase-like encodes the protein MAATIRLVDGLLISLVIVMVKISDALQVQKLQKPGLMNCRFDKIYQFGDSISDTGNCIRESLCGAHSSCTRTPYGMNFFHKEATGRCSNGMLIIDFIALESGLPLLNPYKDQNANFRHGANFAVAGATALSAPVMAEKKIAMSITNSSLSVQLDWMSSHLETTCSTDCPTKLKKSLFLVGEIGGNELNYGLSQGKTMDELRSMVPDVVQTIILGVKRVIGFGATRIVVPGNFPKGCGPAFLTLFMTNKSTAYDEYHCLKDLNNLTIFYNHHLQQAIDELKKEYPNITLIYGDYYNAFMWLLQNAVTLGFDKNSLQKACCGIGGDYNYDISKKCSAPGVPVCVDPSTHISWDGVHLTQAAYGWLARWLIDDMLPQLNCHV
- the LOC132644521 gene encoding acetylajmalan esterase-like, whose protein sequence is MVENLGNRSDQLKIGQKQTEVSLPIYIFKNRGTALAIRVVLLIISLVVLDQHKGDAQELLKLQKPGLLKCKFNKIYQLGDSLSDTGNCIRESHCGANFACTRLPYGMNFFQKATGRCSNGMLIIDFIALESGLPLLNPYKLRSANFRHGANFAVAGATALPAEIMAEKKIINSATNSSLNVQLDWMSSHFETTCSPDCPAKLKKSLFLVGEIGGNEFNYGLSQGKTMEELRRMVPDVVHTIIHGVRRVIGFGASRIIVPGNFPIGCHPIILTKFMTDNSTAYDEYHCLTDLNKFAIFYNRHLQQAIDELKKEHPNITLIYGDYYNAYLWLLQNAVTLEFDKNSLQKACCGIGGNYNFDVRKKCGAPGVQVCADPNTYISWDGVHLTQKAYSWLARWLIHDMLPTLNLPCLTSNS